From Aphelocoma coerulescens isolate FSJ_1873_10779 unplaced genomic scaffold, UR_Acoe_1.0 HiC_scaffold_175, whole genome shotgun sequence:
TGcctgggaggaggggggagggacACGGTGGGGAgaccctcccccccctcccctcaatCTCCATGACGTGCTGGGAGCAGCGGGcggtgctggggggggggtctcgggggggttcccaggggtcccgggaggggtctgggggggtccatcaggagcaggagggctgcagctgccccttGTAGACGTACTCGAGGGCGGTGGCGATGGTCCTCATGTCCAGCTCGATGCTGCGGGCCCAGTTCTCCACGTCCCCGATTTCCtgcgggatttggggagggggctctcgcaggggggggtttggggatggggggggaaagggggtcTGTCCCAGCCTGCCACGTTTCTCGCAGGGATTTACCGggggtggggtctcacctgagggaGGGGGGGTGCcaccaatcccatcccatcccatcccaccccatcccatcccatcccaccccatcccatcccatcccatcccatcccatcccatcccaccccatcccatcccatcccaccccatcccatcccatcccaccccatcccatcccatcccatcccatccccatccccatcccatcccatcccaccccatcccatcccatccccatcccatcccatccatcccaccccatcccatccccatcccatcccatcccaccccatcccatcccaccccatcccatccccatcccaccccatccatcccatcccatcccatcccatccccatcccatcccatcccatcccaccccatcccatccccatcccatcccatcccaccccatcccatcccatcccatccccatcccaccccatccatcccatcccatcccatcccatccccatcccatcccatcccatcccaccccatcccatccccatcccatcccatcccatcccatcccatccccatcccatcccaccccatcccatcccatcccatcccaccccacccaccCGAGACCCTCTGGGTattccctgggaccccctgggtGTTGCCCGAGACCCCCTCGATGTTCCCCAAGATGCCCTGGATGCTCCCCGAGACCCCTGGATATTGCCTGGGACCCTCTGGGTGCTCCCCAAGACCCCCTGGATgttccctgggaccccctgggtGCTGCCCAGCACAAACCCAAGGGTATGGGGGCTTCATCCCCCTCCCTTCCATGAGTCTGGGGGCTTCATCTCCTCCCCCTCCATGAGTCTGGGGGCTTCATCTCCTCTCTCCATGAGTCTGGGGGCTTCATCTCCTCTCTCCATGAGTCTGGGGGCTTCATTCCCCCCTCTCAATGAGTCTGGGGGCTTCATTCCCCCCTCTCCATGAGTCTGGGGGCTTCATGTCCTCTCCAAGAGTCTGGGGGCTTCATCTCCTCTCTCCATGAGTTTGGGGGCTTCATTCCCCCCACCCTCAATGAGTCTGGGGGCTTCATCCCCTCCACCTTCCATGAGTCTGGGGGCTTCACATTCCCCCCCTCCATGAGTCTGGGGGCTTCATCTCCTCTCTCCATGAGTTTGGGGGCTTCATTCCCCCCACCCTCAATGAGTCTGGGGGCTTCATCCCCTCCACCTTCCATGAGTCTGGGGGCTTCACATTCCCCCCCTCCATGAGTCTGGGGGCTTCATCTCCTCTCCGTGAGTCTGGGGTCTGCATTCCCCTCACCTCCTGTGAGTCTGGGGGCTTCATTCCCCCCTCTCCATGAGTCTGGGGACTTCATCTCCTCTCCATGAGTCTGGGGTCCACATTACCCCCTTCCATGAGTCTGGGGGCTTCATTCCCCCTGCCCTCAATGAGTCTGGGGGCTTCATCCCCTCTCTCCATGAGTCTGGAGGCTTCATCTCCTCTCCAAGAGTCTGGGGTCCACATTCCCCCCTCTCCATGAGTCTGGGGGCTTCATTCCCCCCTTCCATGAGTCTGGGGGCTTCATTCCCCCTGCCCTCAATGAGTCTGGGGGCTTCATCCCCTCTCTCCATGAGTCTGGAGGCTTCATCTCCTCTCCAAGAGTCTGGGGTCCACATTCCCCCCTCTCCATGAGTCTGGGGGCTTCATTCCCCCCTTCCATGAGTCTGGGGGCTTCATCCCCCCTCTCCATGAGTCTGGGGGCTTCATCTCCTCTCCATGCGTCTGAGGTCCACATTCCCCCCTTCCATGAGTCTGGGGGCTTCATCTCCTTTCTCCATGAGTCTGGGGTCCACGTTACCCCCTTCCATGAGTCTGGGGGCTTCATGTCCCCTGCCCTCAATGAGTCTGGGGGCTTCATCTCCTCTCTCCATGAGTCTGGGGGCTTCATTTACTCCTCTTCCCTGAATCTGGGAGCTTCATCCCCCCTTCCATGAGTCTGGGGGCTTCATCCCCCCTTCCATGAGTCTGGGGTCCACATTCCCCCCTCTCCATGAGTCTGGGGGCTTCATTTACCCCCCTTCCATGAGTCTGGGGTCCACATTCCCCCCTCTCCATGAGTCTGGGGGCTTCATCCCCCCTTCCATGAGTCTGGGGTCCACATTCCCCCCTCTCCATGAGTCTGGGGGCTTCATCCCCCCTTCCTCCATGAGTCTGGGGGCTTCATCccccctcccagcgcccccagcaccccaactgcccctcaccccccttctcctccccacaACCCCGGCCTGGGCTGGGGGGCAATTCCCGAgcacccccctccccaacagCAAGTTCAGGAAGGGtgagaccccctccccaaatcctcggGGTGTGTTTTGGGGGTGAGGGGGTGGCGAGGGACCCCCACCTTGAGGGCCTGGTTGAAGTTCTCCACCATGGCGATCCAGTGGCCGGTCTGGCGAGCGAACTGGGCCGCCTGCACCTGCAGGGTCTTCACCTCCTGGTCCAGCTTGCGCTGGTTCACGTAGGCCTGGGCCACCCTGAGGGGGGAGTGGGCAAGtgtgggtggggggggtggggaggggtccaCCGACACCCCCCGAGTGAGGGGAGAGCCCAGCaaaagggggggaaggaggtggggagggggtttggagggggaaGGGTCTTCAGgaatggggggatttgggggggggggtgggggaggaatcaggaaggggagggggatgtggggggctggggggggttgAGGAAgggggggatttgtggggctgggggggatttgtggggttggggggttcaggaaggggaggggaggatttgtggggctgggggggttcaggaaatgggggggatttgtggggttgggggggttcaggaagggggggatttggggggctgggggggatttgtggggttggggggttcaggaaggggaggggaggatttgtggggctgggggggttcaggaagggggggatttgtggggttggggggttcaggaaggggggagggggatttgtggggctggggcggtttaggaagggggagatttgtggggctgagggggttCTATGGGCttgggggggatttgtggggttggggggttcaggaaggggaggggaggatttgtggggctggggggagttcgggaaatgggggggatttggggggctgggggggttcaggaagggggggatttgtggggctgggggggttcaggaagggggggatttgtggggttggggggttcaggaaggggggagggggatttgtggggctggggcGGTTTAGAAAGGGGGAGAtttatggggctgggggggttctatggggttggggggagatttgtggggctgggggggttcaggaaggggaggggaggatttgtggggctgggggggaatcaggaaatggggggggatttgtggggttggggggttcagaaaggggggagggggatttgtggggctgggggggttcaggaaatgggggggaatttggggggctgggggggttcaggaagggggggatttgtggggttggggggagttcaggaaatggggggggatttgtggggctgggggggttcaggaagggggggatttgggggtgttcaggaattgggggggatttggggggctggggggggatttgtggggttgGGGCGTTcaggaaggggggagggggatttgtggggctggggcggtttaggaagggggagatttgtggggctgagggggttctatggggttgggggggatttgtggggttggggggttcaggaaggggaggggaggatttgtggggctggggggagttcgggaaatgggggggatttggggggctgggggggttcaggaagggggggatttgtggggttggggggttcagaaaggggggagggggatttgtggggctggggcggtttaggaagggggagatttgtggggctgagggggttctatggggttggggggagatttgtggggttgggggggttcaggaaggggaggggaggatttgtggggctggggggagttcGGGAGTTCGGGAaatgggggggatttggggggctgggggggttcaggaagggggggatttgtggggttggggggttcagaaaggggggagggggatttgtggggctggggcggtttaggaagggggagatttgtggggttgggggggttcaggaaggggaggggaggatttgtggggctgggggggaatcaggaaatggggggggatttgtggggttggggggagtTCAGGAAATGGGGGGGgtttgtggggctgggggggtcaaGAAGGtggggggggatttgtggggctgggggtcctcaggaaggggaggggatttgtggggctgggggggttctatggggttggggggggatgggggtgtcTGAGGGGGTTGGGGGTCCCCTGGGAAGGGGGGGGTCTGTGGCAATGGGGGGGTTCTGTGGGGCCGGGGGTCTTACGGGGGGGGGGGCAAGCTGGGAGGTTCTGCaaggtttgggggtccccgggagaggttttggggtccccagacGGTCtttgggggccctggggggcgGTTGAGGgttcccagagggattttggggggtgggagcTCCCAggcggggtttggggtctccaggaggggtttgggggttttgggggggggggggtgtcccaGAAGGAATTTGGGGTCGCTGGGGGTGGGGTCCGGAGGTGGCGGGCTCACCCCACGTTGAGGTGATCgaccagagcctcggtgaggcGGGTGGCGGCCGCGATGGCGTCCCTGCGCCGCCGCTCTGGGGGGGGACGCACCGGGACAGGGCCGTGAGGGGCGGCGagacccccgcccgccccgccgctgcCCGTGACGTCAGCAGGGCCTCGCTTGACGTCAGCAAGGCCCCTCCTGACGTCACCGTGACATCAcagtccgtccgtccgtccatccatcccccccatccccctcagggcccctcagggcccctcaggcttcccgcccttttccccacTCCTTGACGGACAGCCCCGCCAGCCAATAGGATGCAGCGCCGCGGGAAGCGGCAGctgcggcagccaatgggattCAGCGCTGCGGGAAGCGGCAGctccggcagccaatgggaggcggcgggcggggctttGTCGCCATGGGGACGGGGGGGAGGGCGGGGCTCACCCTGCAGCTCGCGCCGCTCGCTCTGGCGGGCCTGGTGCTCCTTCAGCAGCCGGGACAGCATGGCGGCCGCCGCGTCACGTGACCGCCGCGCCGCGCCACACGTGACCCACCGACACGTGACCAAGGCCCCCCCCGCGTCACCGGGCACGTGACCGAGCCCGGGGAGGAGCCACGTGACTGAGGGGGGGCCTataggggggtgggggggtgggggggggctaTAGGGGATGAGGGGGGCTACAGGGGCCTGTAGGGGTCTATAGAGGATGGGAGGGGCTACAGGGGCCTGTAGGGGTCTataggggatggggggggctaCAGGGGCCTGTAGGGGTCTataggggatggggggggctacaggggatgggggggggctATAGGGGATGAAGGGGGGCTACAGGGGCCTGTAGGGGTCTATAGGGGACTGTAGGGGTCTataggggatggggggggctaCAGGGGCCTGTAGGGGTCTATAGGGGATGAGGGGGGGTCTATAGGGGATGAGGGGGGGCTACAGGGGCCTGTAGGGGTCTATAGGGGATGAGGGGGGGCTacaggggatgggggggggctATAGGGGATGAAGGGGGGCTACAGGGGCCTGTAGGGGTCTATAGGGGATGGGGGGGCTATAGGGGCCTGTAGGGGTCTATAGGGGATGAGGGGGGGTCTATAGGGGCCTGTAGGGGTCTATAGGGGATGGGGGGGCTATAGGGGAGTCTATAGGGGCCTGTAGGGGTCTATAGGGGATGGGGGTCTATAGGGGTGGGGAGTCTATAGGGGGCTGTAGGGGTCTATAGGGGACTGTAGGGGTCTATAGGGGCCCGTAGGGATCTATAGGGGATGAGGAGGGGTCTATAGGGGATGAGGGGGGGGTCTGTAGGGGTCTATAGGGGATGGGGGTCTATAGGGGACCGTAGGGGTCTGTAGGGAACTGTAGGTTTCTATAGGGGATGGGGGTCTATAGGGGACTGTAGGTTTCTATAGGGGATGGGGGGTCTATAGGGGACTGTAGGTTTCTATAGGGGATGGGGGGTCTATAGGGGACTGTAGGTTTCTATAGGGGACTGTAGGTGTCTATAGGGGATGGGGGTCTATAGGGGACTGTAGGGGTCTATAGGGGATGGGGGTCTATAGGGGTGGGGAGTCTATAGGGGGCTGTAGGGGTCTATAGGGGACTGTAGGGGTCTAACGGGGCCCGTAGGGATCTATAGGGGATGAGGAGGGGTCTATAGGGGATGAGGGGGGGTCTGTAGGGGTCTATAGGGGATGGGGGTCTATAGGGGACTGTAGGGGTCTGTAGGGAACTGTAGGTTTCTATAGGGGATGGGGGTCTATAGGGGACTGTAGGTTTCTATAGGGGACTGTAGGTGTCTATAGGGGAGAGCGGATCTATAGGTGACAGAGGCGCTATAGGGGAACGGGATGCGGGAGGGGCTGTAGGAACCTGGGGGCTCCATAGGGGATTGGGGCTCCATAGGGGATTGGGGATCCTTAGGGGATTGGGGCTCCTTAGGGGATTGGGGACTCCATAGGGAATTGGGGGCTCTATAGGGAATTGGGGGCTCCATAGGGGATTGGGGCTCTATAGGGGATTGGGGCTCCATAGGGAATTGGGGCTCCATAGGGAATTGGGGGCTCCATAGGGAATTGGGGCTCTATAGGGGATTGGGGCTCCATAGGGGATTGGGGCTCCATAGGGGATTGGGGGCTCCATAGGGAATTGGGGGCTCCGTAGGGGATTGGGGCTCTATAGGGGATTGGGGGCTCCATAGGGGATTGGGGGCTCCATAGGGGATTGGGGCTCTATAGGGGATTGGGGCTCCATAGGGGATTGGGGCTCTATAGGGGATTGGGGGCTCTATAGGGGATTGGGGCTCCATAGGGAATTGGGGGCTCCATAGGGGATTGGGGGCTCCATAGGGAATTGGGGGGTCCATAGGGGATTGGGGCTCCATAGGGAATTGGGGGCTCCATAGGGAATTGGGGGCTCCATAGGGGATTGGGGCTCCTTAGGGAATTGGGGCTCTGTAGGGAATTGGGGGCTCTATAGGGGATTGGGGGCTCCATAGGGAATTGGGGGCTCCATAGGGGATTGGGGGCTCCATAGGGAATTGGGGGCTCCGTAGGGGATTGGGGGCTCCATAGGGGATTGGGGCTCTATAGGGGATTGGGGCTCCATAGGGGATTGGGGCTCTATAGGGGATTGGGGGCTCCATAGGGGATTGGGGCTCCTTAGGGAATTGGGGCTCTATAGGGAATTGGGGGCTCCATAGGGGATTGGGGGCTCCATAGGGAATTGGGGCTCCATAGGGGATTGGGGCTCCATAGGGGATTGGGGGCTCCATAGGGGATTGGGGGCTCCATAGGGAATTGGGGCTCCATAGGGGATTGGGGCTCCTTAGGGAATTGGGGCTCTGTAGGGGATTGGGGGCTCCATAGGGGATTGGGGCTCCATAGGGAATTGGGGGCTCCATAGGGGATTGGGGCTCCTTAGGGAATTGGGGCTCTGTAGGGGATTGGGGGCTCCATAGGGAATTGGGGGCTCTATAGGGGATTGGGGGCTCCATAGGGAATTGGGGGCTCCATAGGGGATTGGGGGCTCCGTAGGGGATTGGGGCTCTGTAGGGGATTGGGGGCTCCATAGGGAATTGGGGCTCCATAGGGGATTGGGGGCTCCATAGGGAATTGGGGCTCCATAGGGAATTGGGGGCTCCATAGGGGATTGGGGGCTCCATAGGGAATTGGGGGCTCCATAGGGGATTGGGGGCTCCATAGGGAATTGGGGCTCCTTAGGGAATTGGGGGCTCCATAGGGAATTGGGGGCTCCATAGGGGATTGGGGGCTCCATAGGGAATTGGGGGCTCCATAGGGGATTGGGGGCTCCATAGGGAATTGGGGGCTCCATAGGGGATTGGGGGCTCCATAGGGAATTGGGGGCTCCATAGGGGATTGGGGCTCCATAGGGGATTGGGGCTCTATAGGGGATTGGGGCTCCTTAGGGAATTGGGGGCTCCATAGGGGATTGGGGGCTCCATAGGGGATTGGGGGCTCCATAGGGGATTGGGGGCTCTATAGGGGATTGGGGGGTCAGGAATGGGGGCAGGGAGCAAAAGTCCCCCTGGGAGAGAAACCGGGatcgggaacgggaatgggaacaggagcGGGAACGGGAACAGGGATGGAAGCGGGAACGGGGACGAGATCGGGAgcaggaacgggaatgggaacgggagcAGGAACGGGAGTGGGAACAGGATCGGGGCGGGAACACGGGAACAGGATcgggagcgggaacgggagcgggagtgggaacgggaacgggatcAGGAACAGGAGtgggaacgggaacaggaatgggaacaggagcgggagcgggagcgggagcgggagcgggaatgggaacgggatcgggaacaggatcgggaacgggaatgggaacgggaacgggatcgggatcgggaacaggatcgggaacgggatcgggaacgggaacgggaacaggatcgggaacgggaatgggaacaggagcGGGAgtgggagcgggagcgggaacgggaacgggatcgggatcgggaacaggatcgggaacgggatcgggaacgggaacgggaatgggaacaggagcGGGAACGGGATCGGGAACACGGGAGCAGgaacgggatcgggaatgggaacgggagcGGGAGTGGGATCAGGAGCGGGAACATGGGATCGGGAacgggagtgggaatgggaacgggaacaggaatgggagcgggaacgggagtgggaatgggaacgggaacacGGGAGCGGGAACAAGAGCGggagcgggaatgggaacgggaacacGGGATCGGGAACGGGAGTGGGAACGGGCACGGGAGTGGGAGCGGGAACACGGGAACGGGAGtgggagcgggaacgggagtgggagcgggaatgggatcgggagcgggaatgggaacgggaacaggaatgggagcgggaacgggagtgggAACGGGAGCGGGAACGAGAATGGGAACGGGAGTGGGATCGGGAACACGGGATCGGGAACAGGAGCGGGAGCAGGAACACAGGATCGGGAgcgggagtgggaatgggatcaggagcgggaatgggatcaggagcaggaatgggatcgggagcgggaatgggaacgggaacaggaGTGGGAACGGGATCGGGAGCGGGAACGGGAACACGGCCCTGGTCCGGGGCAGCTCAGGAAGGGAATCCCAGCGGGATCGGGGCGAGCTGGGGCAGCCGGGATCTCGGGGATTTCATGGATTTCATGGATTTCATGGATTTCATGGATTTCGGGGATTTGATTTCTTGGCAGTTCGCGGCTTTCGTTTGTTGGACTCTCGGGGGagtttccctccctctttccatgGATTCcgtccctccctctttccaagGATTCCAGGGAGAGAtctcccctccctctttccatgGATTCCGTCCTTCCCTCCCagtttccctccctctttccacggattccatccctccctcggagtttccctccctctttccaagGATTCCAGGGAGAGatttcccctccctctttccctgtgTTCCGTCCTTCCCTTGGATTCCAGGAAGaatttccctccctcttcccttgGATTCCAGGGAgagtttccctccctttttccatggattccatccttggagattccctccctctttccatgGATTCCATCCTTCCCTCGGagtttccctccctctttccctggaTTCCAGGGAGAGATTTCCcctccttctttccctgtgTTCCGTCCTTCCCTTGGATTCCAGGAAGaatttccctccctctttccctggaTTCCAGGGAgagtttccctccctttttccctggattCCGTCCTTCCCTCGGagtttccctccctctttccctggaTTCCGTCCTTCCCTCGGagtttccctccctctttccctggattccatccttccctccctctttccccggATTCCCTCCCTCTCCCGGATCCCGAGGAGatttcccctccctctttccctcggaATTCAGGGAAGcgtttccctcttttccttccctggatccctccctgcccttccccctCGCCGGGAATCGCTTCCCGCTCTTCCCACGGAGTTCCCGATCCCAGAAAATCCCGGGATGAGGCTCTTCCCGCTTCCCCTCTCCGTcctgggggagggggctcagcccccgggacccccccccccccaatcctTCGATGGGATCAGGGAATTTTCTCCTCCTGATTCCCGGGGGCCACGGGAACCTTTGGGATGCTCATCCcagaaataaaccccaaaacagaGCCCGAAAATGAATCCCCCAAAAATAAACCCCGgaataaaccccaaaaaataaaccccccaaaaaaccgccccaaaataaATCCCCCGAAAAACCcgaaataaaccccaaaataaatCCCCGaagaaacccccccaaaaaaaaaacccaaaaataaatccccccaaaaaacccgaaATAAACCCCGAAATAAGCCCCGAAGTAAACCCCCACAAACCCCCCAAATAAACCCCCCAAATAAACCCCCCCCGTCCCTGGGCACCCCGCTGATGGGGACCCCcgtccctggggacccccccttgATGGGGACCCCCCCCTTCCTAGGGCCCCCCCCTTGATGGGGATCCCCCCTTGAGACCCCCCCCTTGATGGGGACCCCCCTTTTCCTAGGGACCCCCCCGTTCCTGGGGACCCCCTTGATGGGGACCCCCCCTTGAGACCCCCCCCCCTTGTGGGGACCCCCCCTTGATGGGGCCCCCCCCTTGATGGGGCCCCCCGTCCCTGGGGACCCCCTTGATGGGGCCCCCCCCTTGATGGGGACCCCCCCTTCCTAGGGACCCCCCCCTTGATGGGGACCCCCCCTTGAGACCCTCCCCCTTGATGGGGGCCCCCCCCCTTCTTAGGGACCCCCCCCTTGATGGGCCCCCCCCCTTCCTAGGGCCCCCCCCCTTGATGGGGACCCCCCCTTGAGACCCCCCCCTTGATGGGGACCCCCTTCCTAGGGACCCCCcctccctggggaccccccccttgATGGGGACCCCCCCTTGAGACCCCCCCCTTGATGGGGACCCCCTTGATGGGGCCCCCCCcctccctggggaccccccctggATGGGGGCCCCCCCTTGATGGAGCCCCCCCCCTTTTCTAGGGACCCCCCCCGTCCCTGGGGACCGCCTTGATGGGGACCCCCTCTTGAGACCTCCCCCCCTTGATGGGGACCCCCCTTCCTAGGGACCCCCCCCTTGATGGGGACCCCCCCCTTTCTAAGGACCCCCCCCTTGATGGGGCCCCCCCTTGATGGGGCCCCCCCCCTTGACACCCCCCCTTGATGGGGACCCCCTTCCTAGGGCCCCCCCCTTGATGGGGACCCCCTTCCTAGGGACCCCCCcctccctggggacccccccttgATGGGGACCCCCCCTTGAGACCCCCCCCCTTGATGGGGCCCCCCCCTTTCCTAGGGACCCCCCCCGTCCCTGGGGACCGCCTTGATGGGGACCCCCTCTTGAGACCCCCCCCCCTTGATGGGCCCCCCCCCTTCCTAGGGACCCCCCCCCTTGATGAGGACCCCCCTTTCTAAGGACCCCCCCTTGATGGGGCCTCCCCCTTGATGGGGCCCCCCCTTGATGGGGACCCCCCTTCCTAGGGACCCCCCCCTTGATGGGGACCCCCTCTTGAGACCGCCCCTTGATGGGGGCCCCCCCCCTTCTTAGGGACCCCCCCCCTTGATGGGCCCCCCCCTTCCTAGGGACCCCCCCTTGATGGGGACCCCCCTTCCTAGGGACCCCCCCCTTGATGGGGACCCCCCCTTTCTAGGGACCCCCCCTTGATGGGGACCCCCGTCCCTGGGGACCCCCTTGATGGGGACCCCCTCTTGAGACCCCCCCCCCTTGATGGGCCCCCCCCCTTCCTAGGGACCCCCCCCCTTGATGGGGCCCCCCCCTTGAGACCCCCCCTTGATGGGGACCCCCTTTCTAGGGACCCCCCCTTGATGGGGATCCCCCCTTGAGACCCCCCCTTGATGGGGACCCCCTTCCTAAGGACCCCCCCCTTGATGGGGACCCCTCCTTGATGGGGCCCCCCTTTCCTAGGGACCCCCCCGTCCCTGGGGACCGCCTTGATGGGGACCCCCTCTTGAGACCCCCCCCCTTGATGGGGACCCCCTTCCTAGGGACCCCCCCCTTGATGGGGACCCCCCTTCCTAGGGACCCCCCCCCTTGATGGGGCCCCCCCCTTTCTAAGACCCCCCCTTGATGGGGCCTCCCCCTTGAGACCCCCCCTTGATGGGGACCCCCCTTCCTAGGGACCCCCCCTTgatggggaccccccctccctggggacccccccttgATGGGCCCCCCCCCTTCCTAGGGACCCCCCcctccctggggacccccctcgATGGGGGCGGGgtgtggtgggggggggggtgcaggAGGTCGaggaccccccctccccccgccccccccgggccgggctgggttCCCACAGAGCGGGAATTTGGGCGGGAATTCGGGCgggaaaatgaggggaaaaaacgtGGAAAGGGcgagaatttggggggggggggggggggggaggggggggtttgGACCTTCCTGATCCCGTTCTGGgaccgaccccccccccccccccccaaaaaaataaaatccccggggggggaggggaggggaggggaggggggggaggagcCGGAGCTCGTTCACACGGCCCTGGCcgctcccaaaaaatcccccggGGCCTTTGGAGCCGGGATAAAAATAGCCCGGGCAGCTGGAAAATGTGACAaagccccttttcccccccaaaaatacctcccgggaaggggggagggaaggttgggggaggggagggggggggtctcgggggtcGCGACACCGCTGACCCCTCCCCGtgtgttcccccccccccccaggatcccccaaggGCGTCGCCCCTTTTGGATTTGGGGTTgatttggggttcccccccCATATTTTGGGGttcggggggggtccccaagaaGGGTCCCCCCTagaggaccccccaaaaccacccaggaCCCCTCGGAGGGGTCGCT
This genomic window contains:
- the BLOC1S1 gene encoding biogenesis of lysosome-related organelles complex 1 subunit 1 yields the protein MLSRLLKEHQARQSERRELQERRRRDAIAAATRLTEALVDHLNVGVAQAYVNQRKLDQEVKTLQVQAAQFARQTGHWIAMVENFNQALKEIGDVENWARSIELDMRTIATALEYVYKGQLQPSCS